The Primulina huaijiensis isolate GDHJ02 chromosome 17, ASM1229523v2, whole genome shotgun sequence genome window below encodes:
- the LOC140963266 gene encoding beta-amyrin 16-alpha-hydroxylase CYP87D16-like encodes MRGFESSLNPNEHIQSGKQVNLIPFGLSHVACFVGTLVALYVTHWIYRWRNPKCNGVLPPGSMGLPLIGETIQLVIPSASLDLPPFIKNRMKRCVTFMAIDFAAKQIFSGDTPDKISDMFRDLVEGLMSFPINIPGTAHHKCLQIHKKVREMMRDVVTKRLAGSEGSHGDLLDHIIDDKNTKSFLNEDFIVQLMFGLLFVTSDSISTTLALAFKLLEENPLVMEELILQAKHEKILKKREDPESSLTWNEYKSMSFTLQVINEVLRLGNIAPGFFSSSFERYPSQWYLFLNLEFFSFL; translated from the exons ATGAGGGGATTCGAGTCATCACTCAATCCTAATGAACATATTCAGTCCGGGAAACAAGTCAATCTGA TTCCATTTGGTTTGTCACATGTTGCTTGCTTTGTCGGAACATTGGTTGCCCTTTATGTTACTCACTGGATTTACAGATGGAGGAATCCTAAATGCAATGGAGTTCTCCCTCCCGGTTCTATGGGCCTCCCTCTCATTGGAGAAACCATCCAATTGGTCATCCCAAGTGCCTCTTTAGATCTCCCTCCATTCATTAAAAATAGAATGAAAAGGTGTGTCACATTT ATGGCTATTGATTTTGCTGCGAAACAAATATTTAGCGGGGATACACCAGACAAGATAAGTGATATGTTCAGAGACTTGGTTGAGGGCCTAATGTCTTTTCCTATCAACATCCCTGGCACAGCACATCATAAATGTTTGCAG ATACACAAGAAAGTTCGCGAAATGATGAGGGACGTAGTGACCAAGAGGCTTGCGGGATCCGAAGGGAGCCACGGTGATCTTCTCGACCACATCATCGAcgacaaaaacacaaaatcgtTCTTGAATGAAGACTTCATCGTTCAGCTAATGTTCGGATTGCTATTCGTCACCTCCGATTCTATCTCCACCACACTGGCATTAGCTTTCAAGTTGCTTGAGGAAAACCCATTGGTGATGGAGGAACTGATC TTACAGGCGAAGCATGAGAAAATACTCAAGAAAAGAGAGGATCCAGAGTCGAGTCTAACATGGAATGAATACAAATCGATGAGCTTCACACTTCAGGTCATCAATGAAGTGCTCAGGCTTGGGAACATAGCCCCTGGATTTTTTTCGTCGAGCTTTGAAAGATATCCCAGTCAAtggtatttgtttttaaatttagaatttttttcctttttataa
- the LOC140962828 gene encoding BRASSINOSTEROID INSENSITIVE 1-associated receptor kinase 1-like isoform X3 — protein MDQSTTWVSCSFFLSSILVLVQFSRVSANAEGDALNALKSNLADPNNVLQSWDPTLVNPCTWFHVTCNNDNSVTRVDLGNANLSGTLSPQLGLLPNLQYLELYSNIITGRIPSELGNLTSLVSLDLYLNSLIGPIPDTLGKLQKLRFFDLSNNQLTGRIPVDGSFQLFTPISFANNNLEELPASPPPPLPPSSQSSSRVANSATGAIAGGVAAGAALLFAGPAIALAWFRRRKPEDHFFDVPAEEDPEVHLGQLKRFSLRELQVASDDFSNKNILGKGGFGKVYKGRLADGSLVAVKRLKEERTQGGELQFQTEVEMISMAVHRNLLRLRGFCMTPTERLLVYPYMANGSVASCLRERPETQSPLDWPKRKRIALGSARGLAYLHDHCDPKIIHRDVKAANILLDEDFEAVVGDFGLAKLMDYKDTHVTTAVRGTIGHIAPEYLSTGKSSEKTDVFGYGVMLLELITGQRAFDLARLANDDDVMLLDWVRGLLKEKKLETLVDADLQGNYVDNEVEQLIQVALLCTQSTPLERPKMSEVVRMLEGDGLAERWEEWQKEEMFRQEFNHMRHPNTDWIINDSTLNIRADELSGPR, from the exons ATGGATCAGTCAACTACCTGGGTCTCTTGCTCTTTTTTCTTGTCCTCAATTCTGGTGCTTGTTCAATTTTCGCGGGTGTCTGCCAACGCCGAAG GTGATGCCTTGAATGCATTGAAGAGCAATTTGGCTGATCCTAATAATGTTCTCCAGAGTTGGGATCCGACCCTCGTTAATCCATGCACTTGGTTTCATGTTACATGCAATAACGACAATAGTGTTACTCGAGT CGATCTTGGCAATGCAAATTTGTCTGGCACACTTTCCCCTCAGCTTGGTCTACTTCCGAATTTACAGTATCT GGAACTTTACAGTAACATTATTACTGGAAGAATTCCAAGCGAACTAGGAAACTTGACAAGTTTGGTGAGCTTGGATCTTTATTTGAATAGCCTGATTGGTCCAATCCCTGACACATTGGGCAAACTTCAAAAGCTACGTTTCTT CGATCTTTCAAATAACCAGCTGACAGGCCGAATTCCAGTCGATGGATCCTTTCAGCTTTTTACTCCTATCAG TTTTGCCAATAATAACTTGGAAGAACTTCCTGCATCTCCACCTCCTCCACTTCCGCCTTCATCTCAATCTTCGTCTAGAG TTGCCAACAGTGCTACTGGAGCCATTGCAGGAGGAGTTGCTGCTGGAGCAGCCCTGCTATTTGCTGGCCCGGCAATTGCGCTTGCTTGGTTTCGTAGAAGGAAGCCAGAGGATCATTTCTTTGATGTTCCTG CTGAGGAGGATCCAGAAGTCCATCTGGGACAGCTCAAAAGATTTTCACTACGCGAACTGCAAGTTGCATCAGATGATTTCAGTAATAAAAATATCCTTGGCAAAGGTGGATTTGGTAAGGTTTACAAAGGTCGATTAGCTGATGGTTCTCTAGTAGCAGTAAAAAGACTCAAAGAAGAGCGCACTCAAGGTGGAGAGCTTCAATTCCAAACAGAAGTAGAAATGATCAGCATGGCTGTGCATCGAAATTTACTTCGTTTGCGTGGCTTTTGCATGACTCCTACGGAACGGTTGCTTGTGTATCCTTATATGGCTAATGGAAGTGTTGCATCGTGCTTGAGAG AGAGACCTGAAACTCAATCTCCGCTCGATTGGCCAAAAAGAAAACGGATAGCTTTGGGGTCTGCGAGGGGTCTTGCTTATTTGCATGATCACTGTGACCCTAAAATCATTCATCGAGATGTCAAAGCTGCGAATATACTATTGGATGAGGACTTTGAAGCAGTTGTAGGTGACTTTGGGCTGGCCAAACTTATGGACTACAAGGATACTCATGTTACGACGGCTGTTCGTGGAACAATTGGTCATATTGCTCCCGAATACCTCTCCACTGGTAAATCTTCTGAGAAAACTGATGTTTTCGGTTACGGGGTCATGCTTCTTGAGCTGATCACTGGTCAGAGAGCTTTTGATCTTGCTCGACTTGCCAATGATGATGATGTGATGTTACTCGATTGG GTCAGGGGacttttaaaggaaaaaaagtTGGAGACGCTCGTCGATGCGGATCTTCAAGGTAATTATGTTGACAATGAGGTGGAACAGCTGATCCAAGTAGCTCTGCTTTGCACGCAGAGCACCCCACTGGAGCGTCCAAAGATGTCGGAAGTTGTGAGGATGCTGGAGGGTGATGGCTTGGCTGAGAGGTGGGAAGAATGGCAGAAGGAAGAAATGTTCCGTCAAGAATTCAATCACATGCGTCACCCGAACACTGATTGGATAATTAACGACTCCACTTTGAATATTCGTGCCGATGAATTATCCGGGCCAAGATGA
- the LOC140962828 gene encoding BRASSINOSTEROID INSENSITIVE 1-associated receptor kinase 1-like isoform X1: MDQSTTWVSCSFFLSSILVLVQFSRVSANAEGDALNALKSNLADPNNVLQSWDPTLVNPCTWFHVTCNNDNSVTRVDLGNANLSGTLSPQLGLLPNLQYLELYSNIITGRIPSELGNLTSLVSLDLYLNSLIGPIPDTLGKLQKLRFLRLNNNSLTGEIPRSLTTIMTLQVLDLSNNQLTGRIPVDGSFQLFTPISFANNNLEELPASPPPPLPPSSQSSSRVANSATGAIAGGVAAGAALLFAGPAIALAWFRRRKPEDHFFDVPAEEDPEVHLGQLKRFSLRELQVASDDFSNKNILGKGGFGKVYKGRLADGSLVAVKRLKEERTQGGELQFQTEVEMISMAVHRNLLRLRGFCMTPTERLLVYPYMANGSVASCLRERPETQSPLDWPKRKRIALGSARGLAYLHDHCDPKIIHRDVKAANILLDEDFEAVVGDFGLAKLMDYKDTHVTTAVRGTIGHIAPEYLSTGKSSEKTDVFGYGVMLLELITGQRAFDLARLANDDDVMLLDWVRGLLKEKKLETLVDADLQGNYVDNEVEQLIQVALLCTQSTPLERPKMSEVVRMLEGDGLAERWEEWQKEEMFRQEFNHMRHPNTDWIINDSTLNIRADELSGPR; this comes from the exons ATGGATCAGTCAACTACCTGGGTCTCTTGCTCTTTTTTCTTGTCCTCAATTCTGGTGCTTGTTCAATTTTCGCGGGTGTCTGCCAACGCCGAAG GTGATGCCTTGAATGCATTGAAGAGCAATTTGGCTGATCCTAATAATGTTCTCCAGAGTTGGGATCCGACCCTCGTTAATCCATGCACTTGGTTTCATGTTACATGCAATAACGACAATAGTGTTACTCGAGT CGATCTTGGCAATGCAAATTTGTCTGGCACACTTTCCCCTCAGCTTGGTCTACTTCCGAATTTACAGTATCT GGAACTTTACAGTAACATTATTACTGGAAGAATTCCAAGCGAACTAGGAAACTTGACAAGTTTGGTGAGCTTGGATCTTTATTTGAATAGCCTGATTGGTCCAATCCCTGACACATTGGGCAAACTTCAAAAGCTACGTTTCTT GAGGCTCAACAATAACAGTTTGACTGGAGAAATCCCCCGGTCACTTACTACTATCATGACACTTCAAGTCCT CGATCTTTCAAATAACCAGCTGACAGGCCGAATTCCAGTCGATGGATCCTTTCAGCTTTTTACTCCTATCAG TTTTGCCAATAATAACTTGGAAGAACTTCCTGCATCTCCACCTCCTCCACTTCCGCCTTCATCTCAATCTTCGTCTAGAG TTGCCAACAGTGCTACTGGAGCCATTGCAGGAGGAGTTGCTGCTGGAGCAGCCCTGCTATTTGCTGGCCCGGCAATTGCGCTTGCTTGGTTTCGTAGAAGGAAGCCAGAGGATCATTTCTTTGATGTTCCTG CTGAGGAGGATCCAGAAGTCCATCTGGGACAGCTCAAAAGATTTTCACTACGCGAACTGCAAGTTGCATCAGATGATTTCAGTAATAAAAATATCCTTGGCAAAGGTGGATTTGGTAAGGTTTACAAAGGTCGATTAGCTGATGGTTCTCTAGTAGCAGTAAAAAGACTCAAAGAAGAGCGCACTCAAGGTGGAGAGCTTCAATTCCAAACAGAAGTAGAAATGATCAGCATGGCTGTGCATCGAAATTTACTTCGTTTGCGTGGCTTTTGCATGACTCCTACGGAACGGTTGCTTGTGTATCCTTATATGGCTAATGGAAGTGTTGCATCGTGCTTGAGAG AGAGACCTGAAACTCAATCTCCGCTCGATTGGCCAAAAAGAAAACGGATAGCTTTGGGGTCTGCGAGGGGTCTTGCTTATTTGCATGATCACTGTGACCCTAAAATCATTCATCGAGATGTCAAAGCTGCGAATATACTATTGGATGAGGACTTTGAAGCAGTTGTAGGTGACTTTGGGCTGGCCAAACTTATGGACTACAAGGATACTCATGTTACGACGGCTGTTCGTGGAACAATTGGTCATATTGCTCCCGAATACCTCTCCACTGGTAAATCTTCTGAGAAAACTGATGTTTTCGGTTACGGGGTCATGCTTCTTGAGCTGATCACTGGTCAGAGAGCTTTTGATCTTGCTCGACTTGCCAATGATGATGATGTGATGTTACTCGATTGG GTCAGGGGacttttaaaggaaaaaaagtTGGAGACGCTCGTCGATGCGGATCTTCAAGGTAATTATGTTGACAATGAGGTGGAACAGCTGATCCAAGTAGCTCTGCTTTGCACGCAGAGCACCCCACTGGAGCGTCCAAAGATGTCGGAAGTTGTGAGGATGCTGGAGGGTGATGGCTTGGCTGAGAGGTGGGAAGAATGGCAGAAGGAAGAAATGTTCCGTCAAGAATTCAATCACATGCGTCACCCGAACACTGATTGGATAATTAACGACTCCACTTTGAATATTCGTGCCGATGAATTATCCGGGCCAAGATGA
- the LOC140962836 gene encoding uncharacterized protein — protein sequence MESLLQEFGNIMPQEPLGFQESQPSMQETQQREHCSYPSLSAHPHQVPDPALYFGGYNGLLDGGIPSTESLWQRIKWTNEMVKLLITAVCYIGQDSFSESPESETRSRIKGKWRAISKCMIERGYFVSPQQCEDKFNDLNKKYKRLNDVVGSADSRIVVENPALIETMDIRVETKEEVRKILMCKQLFYLEMFAYHNRNWNYIPQDESLRLSLLSALRGKIKHVSRNGIQEIPTVKRQKQGEDRVVSTPPDTNSTQVCEKDHNPAIIARLLQLQEMKRQIQDEKIELEKKKFGWLKSNQLEDRELHELKLENEILKFENERLMLELKSWEIRTNKN from the coding sequence ATGGAAAGTCTCTTGCAAGAATTCGGCAACATTATGCCTCAGGAACCGCTTGGTTTTCAAGAATCACAGCCATCAATGCAAGAAACTCAGCAACGAGAACATTGTTCCTATCCCAGTCTATCGGCGCATCCACATCAGGTTCCGGATCCGGCGCTGTATTTTGGTGGTTACAATGGCCTACTTGATGGTGGAATACCAAGCACCGAATCCTTGTGGCAAAGAATAAAGTGGACGAATGAAATGGTTAAGCTGTTGATTACTGCCGTTTGTTATATCGGCCAGGATTCATTTTCTGAATCTCCTGAGAGCGAAACGAGAAGTCGAATAAAGGGTAAATGGAGGGCTATCTCGAAATGTATGATCGAACGGGGTTACTTTGTTTCACCTCAACAATGCGAGGATAAATTCAATGACCTCAACAAAAAGTACAAGCGACTGAATGATGTAGTTGGGAGCGCAGATTCACGCATCGTGGTCGAAAACCCGGCTCTGATCGAGACCATGGACATTCGAGTGGAAACCAAAGAGGAGGTTCGGAAGATTTTGATGTGCAAACAGTTGTTTTACCTAGAGATGTTCGCGTATCACAACCGGAACTGGAACTATATTCCTCAAGACGAGTCGCTAAGACTTTCACTGCTATCTGCTCTTAGGGGTAAAATCAAACATGTTTCTCGAAATGGAATTCAGgagataccaactgtaaagagACAGAAACAAGGAGAAGATCGAGTTGTTTCTACTCCTCCTGATACAAATTCGACTCAGGTTTGCGAAAAGGATCACAACCCAGCTATTATAGCCCGTTTGCTGCAGCTACAAGAAATGAAAAGGCAGATACAAGATGAGAAGATAGAGCTAGAGAAGAAGAAGTTCGGGTGGCTAAAATCCAACCAGCTAGAAGACAGGGAGTTGCACGAGCTGAAGCTAGAAAACGAGATCTTAAAGTTCGAAAACGAACGATTGATGCTCGAGCTCAAGAGTTGGGAAATCAGGACTAACAAGAACTGA
- the LOC140962840 gene encoding hydrophobic protein LTI6B yields MGTATCIDIIVAILLPPLGVFLKFGCGHEFWICLLLTILGYIPGIIYAIYAITK; encoded by the exons atgggCACGGCAACTTGCATCGATATTATTGTGGCAATTCTTTTGCCTCCCCTTGGAGTCTTCCTCAAGTTTGGCTGTGGG CATGAGTTCTGGATTTGTCTGCTGCTGACCATCTTGGGTTACATCCCTGGAATTATCTATGCGATCTACGCCATCACCAAGTAG
- the LOC140962828 gene encoding somatic embryogenesis receptor kinase 1-like isoform X2, producing the protein MDQSTTWVSCSFFLSSILVLVQFSRVSANAEGDALNALKSNLADPNNVLQSWDPTLVNPCTWFHVTCNNDNSVTRVDLGNANLSGTLSPQLGLLPNLQYLNIITGRIPSELGNLTSLVSLDLYLNSLIGPIPDTLGKLQKLRFLRLNNNSLTGEIPRSLTTIMTLQVLDLSNNQLTGRIPVDGSFQLFTPISFANNNLEELPASPPPPLPPSSQSSSRVANSATGAIAGGVAAGAALLFAGPAIALAWFRRRKPEDHFFDVPAEEDPEVHLGQLKRFSLRELQVASDDFSNKNILGKGGFGKVYKGRLADGSLVAVKRLKEERTQGGELQFQTEVEMISMAVHRNLLRLRGFCMTPTERLLVYPYMANGSVASCLRERPETQSPLDWPKRKRIALGSARGLAYLHDHCDPKIIHRDVKAANILLDEDFEAVVGDFGLAKLMDYKDTHVTTAVRGTIGHIAPEYLSTGKSSEKTDVFGYGVMLLELITGQRAFDLARLANDDDVMLLDWVRGLLKEKKLETLVDADLQGNYVDNEVEQLIQVALLCTQSTPLERPKMSEVVRMLEGDGLAERWEEWQKEEMFRQEFNHMRHPNTDWIINDSTLNIRADELSGPR; encoded by the exons ATGGATCAGTCAACTACCTGGGTCTCTTGCTCTTTTTTCTTGTCCTCAATTCTGGTGCTTGTTCAATTTTCGCGGGTGTCTGCCAACGCCGAAG GTGATGCCTTGAATGCATTGAAGAGCAATTTGGCTGATCCTAATAATGTTCTCCAGAGTTGGGATCCGACCCTCGTTAATCCATGCACTTGGTTTCATGTTACATGCAATAACGACAATAGTGTTACTCGAGT CGATCTTGGCAATGCAAATTTGTCTGGCACACTTTCCCCTCAGCTTGGTCTACTTCCGAATTTACAGTATCT TAACATTATTACTGGAAGAATTCCAAGCGAACTAGGAAACTTGACAAGTTTGGTGAGCTTGGATCTTTATTTGAATAGCCTGATTGGTCCAATCCCTGACACATTGGGCAAACTTCAAAAGCTACGTTTCTT GAGGCTCAACAATAACAGTTTGACTGGAGAAATCCCCCGGTCACTTACTACTATCATGACACTTCAAGTCCT CGATCTTTCAAATAACCAGCTGACAGGCCGAATTCCAGTCGATGGATCCTTTCAGCTTTTTACTCCTATCAG TTTTGCCAATAATAACTTGGAAGAACTTCCTGCATCTCCACCTCCTCCACTTCCGCCTTCATCTCAATCTTCGTCTAGAG TTGCCAACAGTGCTACTGGAGCCATTGCAGGAGGAGTTGCTGCTGGAGCAGCCCTGCTATTTGCTGGCCCGGCAATTGCGCTTGCTTGGTTTCGTAGAAGGAAGCCAGAGGATCATTTCTTTGATGTTCCTG CTGAGGAGGATCCAGAAGTCCATCTGGGACAGCTCAAAAGATTTTCACTACGCGAACTGCAAGTTGCATCAGATGATTTCAGTAATAAAAATATCCTTGGCAAAGGTGGATTTGGTAAGGTTTACAAAGGTCGATTAGCTGATGGTTCTCTAGTAGCAGTAAAAAGACTCAAAGAAGAGCGCACTCAAGGTGGAGAGCTTCAATTCCAAACAGAAGTAGAAATGATCAGCATGGCTGTGCATCGAAATTTACTTCGTTTGCGTGGCTTTTGCATGACTCCTACGGAACGGTTGCTTGTGTATCCTTATATGGCTAATGGAAGTGTTGCATCGTGCTTGAGAG AGAGACCTGAAACTCAATCTCCGCTCGATTGGCCAAAAAGAAAACGGATAGCTTTGGGGTCTGCGAGGGGTCTTGCTTATTTGCATGATCACTGTGACCCTAAAATCATTCATCGAGATGTCAAAGCTGCGAATATACTATTGGATGAGGACTTTGAAGCAGTTGTAGGTGACTTTGGGCTGGCCAAACTTATGGACTACAAGGATACTCATGTTACGACGGCTGTTCGTGGAACAATTGGTCATATTGCTCCCGAATACCTCTCCACTGGTAAATCTTCTGAGAAAACTGATGTTTTCGGTTACGGGGTCATGCTTCTTGAGCTGATCACTGGTCAGAGAGCTTTTGATCTTGCTCGACTTGCCAATGATGATGATGTGATGTTACTCGATTGG GTCAGGGGacttttaaaggaaaaaaagtTGGAGACGCTCGTCGATGCGGATCTTCAAGGTAATTATGTTGACAATGAGGTGGAACAGCTGATCCAAGTAGCTCTGCTTTGCACGCAGAGCACCCCACTGGAGCGTCCAAAGATGTCGGAAGTTGTGAGGATGCTGGAGGGTGATGGCTTGGCTGAGAGGTGGGAAGAATGGCAGAAGGAAGAAATGTTCCGTCAAGAATTCAATCACATGCGTCACCCGAACACTGATTGGATAATTAACGACTCCACTTTGAATATTCGTGCCGATGAATTATCCGGGCCAAGATGA